From Pandoraea norimbergensis, the proteins below share one genomic window:
- a CDS encoding TonB-dependent receptor plug domain-containing protein, which produces MKKLSKRKLPLMVAAAMSSTMGYAAEEPVFELGRVDVTAKSDRMPIGTQTLDAEQIEQANRVTVGAALDMMPGVNISKVGPRNEEMVYVRGFDMRQVPVLIDGIPVYVSYDGYVDLARFTTFDIGAIEVQKGYSTVLAGPNTLGGVINLVGRRPQSTFEGNIGGGLVFDRKFANNGYQGNFNLGSNQGLWYFQVSGSYLERDFYTLSDAFKGAPAQAPGRRNNSDNRDKKINVKIGFTPNATDEYSLNYINQVGSKGNPPYAGTDPTQNVRYWRWPYWDKESLYYISRTQLGSDSYVKVRAYYDRYKNGLSMYDDATYSTQLKKSSSNSSYDDHTWGASAEVGTKLFTANTVKFAAHIKNDFHHEINPGKPDQHFEDATLSFGLEDTHEFTDRFAVQGGVSYDKRITRRAEDVNAANQIIGFPKDNVDAWNPQLGMVYKTSPTGKLHLGVAEKSRFPTIKDRYSYRMGTAIPNASLRPEHATNVEIGYSERIAPGTTGAVNLFYSDIRNLIQAASLPASACSSPPCTQMQNVGHVVAQGIEASVNSQIGDDIEVGGNYTYINRQNRSDPSIVLTDVPRHKLFLYGKWNITSKVAVSGDTEFTSSRVSSSDGRRVAAGFGIANAKLAWKVVHNVTAEFGVRNIFDRNYAYTEGYPEAGRNYYVNLNYTF; this is translated from the coding sequence CGACGCCGAGCAGATCGAGCAGGCCAACCGTGTCACGGTCGGCGCCGCCCTCGACATGATGCCCGGCGTGAACATCTCGAAGGTCGGGCCGCGCAACGAAGAGATGGTGTACGTGCGCGGTTTCGACATGCGGCAGGTGCCGGTACTCATCGATGGCATCCCCGTCTACGTCTCGTATGACGGCTACGTCGATCTCGCACGCTTTACCACCTTCGACATCGGCGCGATCGAAGTCCAGAAGGGCTACAGCACCGTGCTCGCTGGTCCGAACACGCTGGGCGGCGTGATCAATCTGGTCGGACGCCGTCCGCAAAGCACCTTCGAAGGCAACATCGGCGGTGGGCTGGTGTTCGACCGTAAGTTCGCCAACAACGGCTATCAAGGCAACTTCAACCTCGGCAGCAATCAAGGCCTGTGGTACTTCCAAGTCAGCGGCTCGTATCTGGAACGCGATTTCTACACGCTGTCCGATGCGTTCAAGGGCGCCCCCGCGCAAGCACCGGGACGCCGTAACAACTCGGATAATCGCGACAAGAAGATCAACGTCAAGATCGGCTTCACGCCGAACGCGACCGACGAATACTCGCTGAATTACATTAATCAGGTCGGCAGCAAGGGCAACCCGCCTTACGCCGGCACCGATCCGACGCAGAACGTGCGCTACTGGCGCTGGCCGTACTGGGACAAGGAAAGCCTCTACTACATCTCGCGCACGCAACTGGGCAGCGACAGCTACGTGAAAGTGCGCGCCTATTACGACCGTTACAAGAACGGTCTGAGCATGTACGACGACGCCACGTACTCGACACAGCTCAAAAAGTCGTCGTCCAACTCGTCGTATGACGATCACACGTGGGGCGCAAGCGCCGAAGTCGGCACCAAGCTCTTCACCGCCAACACGGTGAAGTTCGCGGCGCACATCAAGAACGACTTCCACCACGAAATCAATCCGGGCAAACCGGATCAGCATTTCGAAGACGCGACGCTGTCGTTCGGTCTGGAAGACACCCACGAGTTCACCGACCGGTTTGCCGTGCAGGGTGGCGTGAGTTACGACAAGCGCATCACGCGCCGCGCCGAAGACGTCAATGCCGCGAACCAGATCATCGGGTTCCCGAAGGACAACGTCGACGCGTGGAATCCGCAATTGGGCATGGTCTACAAGACCTCGCCGACCGGCAAGCTGCACCTCGGCGTCGCTGAGAAGAGCCGCTTCCCCACGATCAAGGATCGCTACTCGTATCGCATGGGCACGGCCATCCCGAATGCCAGCCTGCGCCCCGAGCACGCCACCAACGTGGAAATCGGCTACAGCGAGCGCATCGCGCCGGGCACCACAGGCGCGGTGAACCTGTTCTACAGCGACATTCGCAACCTGATTCAGGCCGCATCGCTTCCGGCCAGCGCTTGCAGCAGCCCGCCGTGCACGCAGATGCAGAACGTCGGGCACGTGGTGGCGCAGGGTATCGAAGCGTCGGTGAATAGCCAGATCGGCGACGACATCGAAGTCGGTGGCAACTACACGTACATCAACCGTCAGAACCGCAGCGATCCGTCGATTGTGCTGACCGATGTGCCGCGTCATAAGCTGTTCCTGTACGGCAAGTGGAACATCACATCGAAGGTCGCGGTGAGCGGCGATACGGAATTCACATCGTCGCGCGTCAGTTCAAGCGACGGGCGTCGCGTGGCCGCCGGGTTCGGCATCGCCAATGCGAAACTCGCGTGGAAAGTGGTGCACAACGTGACGGCCGAATTCGGCGTGCGCAATATCTTCGATCGCAACTACGCCTACACCGAGGGATACCCGGAAGCCGGTCGTAACTACTACGTGAATCTGAATTACACGTTCTGA
- a CDS encoding ABC transporter substrate-binding protein — MQAVAGKTIRTLAFASFAAITAFSTLSATTGVVATAHAADATATVAPPKAASATQRETLTVLTSYPEEVVATFERAFEKQHPEIALQILWRQHRDAYDYLQGPKQGGVDVYWSPAVRNFADLGQEGSLRKLDVDLTGLPSHVGKFRISDPDGRFVASEIAGFGFMLDPAALARQGLPAPKTWQDLTLPRYRGHIMFPVPSRVGFAPTLLDVVLQAEGWDKGWALLSEAGANFVFAETGGAFASLSHGMRAPISVAVTIDFFASSAIANGAPLTFVYPPGTGYSPAHIGILRDTPHLGAARTFVSFVLSDAGQRLLFALDVRKLPVRPSVYRDAPKGTYDPFAANAATAGVTYEETLGLARYSLDNALFDVFLTRRKAELTELWTRWHQLAGTEGNGTAKPVASVDPVCLEKARALLTQPPIDANTAADPALRAMFDRRRQDPAAQTKASALEATWSQALNARTAQVREWLADGAVCSGK; from the coding sequence ATGCAGGCAGTGGCAGGCAAGACGATTCGAACGCTCGCATTCGCATCATTCGCGGCGATCACGGCATTTTCAACACTCTCGGCAACGACCGGCGTCGTGGCAACGGCCCATGCGGCCGACGCAACGGCAACGGTCGCGCCACCGAAGGCCGCGAGTGCAACACAGCGCGAAACCCTGACGGTGCTCACGAGCTATCCGGAGGAGGTGGTAGCGACCTTCGAGCGTGCGTTCGAGAAGCAGCATCCCGAGATCGCGCTGCAAATTCTGTGGCGTCAGCATCGCGACGCTTACGACTACCTGCAAGGCCCGAAGCAGGGCGGGGTCGACGTTTATTGGTCGCCCGCCGTGCGCAACTTCGCCGATCTCGGGCAGGAAGGTTCCCTGCGCAAGCTCGACGTCGATCTCACGGGCTTGCCGTCTCACGTCGGCAAGTTCCGCATCTCCGATCCGGACGGGCGATTCGTCGCGTCGGAAATTGCCGGGTTCGGCTTTATGCTCGATCCGGCGGCGCTGGCGCGGCAGGGGCTGCCCGCACCTAAAACGTGGCAGGACCTCACGCTGCCGCGTTATCGCGGACACATCATGTTTCCGGTGCCGAGCCGCGTGGGCTTCGCGCCCACGTTGCTCGATGTGGTGCTGCAAGCCGAAGGTTGGGACAAGGGCTGGGCATTGCTCTCCGAGGCCGGAGCGAACTTCGTGTTCGCGGAGACAGGCGGCGCGTTTGCCAGCTTGTCGCACGGCATGCGTGCGCCAATCTCGGTGGCCGTCACCATCGACTTCTTCGCCAGCTCCGCTATTGCGAATGGCGCGCCGCTGACCTTCGTGTACCCGCCGGGCACGGGTTATTCACCAGCGCACATCGGCATCTTGCGCGATACGCCGCATCTCGGTGCGGCGCGCACGTTTGTCAGCTTCGTGCTGTCTGACGCCGGGCAACGGCTGCTGTTCGCGCTGGACGTGCGCAAGCTACCCGTGCGCCCGAGCGTGTATCGCGATGCACCGAAGGGGACGTATGACCCGTTTGCCGCCAACGCGGCGACAGCGGGCGTGACGTATGAGGAGACGCTGGGTCTCGCGCGCTATTCACTCGACAACGCGTTGTTCGACGTATTCCTCACGCGTCGCAAGGCGGAACTGACCGAACTCTGGACGCGCTGGCATCAACTCGCGGGCACAGAAGGCAACGGTACTGCAAAGCCGGTAGCGAGCGTCGATCCCGTCTGTCTCGAGAAGGCGCGTGCGTTGCTGACGCAGCCGCCGATCGATGCCAACACCGCCGCTGACCCGGCGCTGCGAGCGATGTTCGACCGCAGACGCCAAGACCCCGCCGCACAGACGAAGGCCAGTGCGCTGGAGGCGACGTGGTCGCAGGCATTGAACGCTCGCACGGCACAAGTGCGTGAATGGCTGGCCGACGGGGCGGTATGTTCAGGCAAGTAG
- a CDS encoding di-heme oxidoreductase family protein: MASLMSVMGVAGSLMPLDAASQSVAAPITAPTAAPVTREAFGMPMASVVDDDASLAQFAEGRSLFRQSWVVYPSADRRIAGLGPVYNQISCIACHVKFGRGNAPLGPDEAPRGLLVRLSVPGSTPTGAPREHPNYGDQLGDKAIPGVPAEGQVRVQYTERIERLAGGETVRLRVPQLVFSDLAFGPLGHGTMTSARVGSPVYGLGWLEAIDDATLHALAARRLPDGVRGRVNRVWDVAAKRQVVGRFGWKANQPSIRQQIASAFVGDLGITSPLFPEKTCPAVQTACRAAPTDGQPDLTATQLDAIEYFQRTLEVPPRRDIDDVQVKRGEQLFAQNGCAACHTPSLRTGAFPPLAAMANREIAPYTDLLLHDMGHGLADGRPDFLAGPRDWRTPPLWGLGLAALVNPDATYLHDGRARTVQEAILWHGGEGQLARERYRAMSPQARADLLRFLMSL, from the coding sequence GTGGCCAGCTTGATGAGTGTGATGGGCGTCGCAGGCAGTCTGATGCCGCTCGACGCCGCGTCGCAATCCGTTGCCGCGCCCATCACAGCGCCCACGGCGGCACCCGTGACACGCGAAGCGTTCGGCATGCCGATGGCGTCCGTAGTGGACGACGACGCGTCACTCGCGCAGTTTGCCGAAGGGCGCTCGCTGTTCCGTCAGAGTTGGGTGGTGTACCCGTCGGCAGATCGGCGCATTGCCGGACTCGGACCGGTCTACAACCAGATCTCGTGCATCGCGTGTCACGTGAAGTTCGGACGCGGCAACGCACCGCTTGGCCCAGACGAAGCGCCTCGCGGCCTACTCGTTCGTTTGAGCGTGCCGGGAAGCACGCCGACGGGCGCGCCGCGCGAGCATCCAAACTACGGCGACCAACTCGGCGACAAGGCGATTCCCGGCGTACCGGCGGAAGGGCAGGTGCGCGTGCAATACACAGAGCGCATCGAACGGCTGGCCGGCGGAGAAACGGTGCGCCTTCGCGTGCCGCAACTCGTGTTCAGCGATCTGGCGTTCGGACCGCTCGGGCATGGCACGATGACATCGGCGCGGGTCGGTTCTCCGGTCTATGGACTCGGCTGGCTTGAAGCCATCGACGACGCAACACTTCACGCGTTGGCGGCTCGCCGTTTGCCTGATGGGGTGCGTGGGCGCGTCAATCGCGTGTGGGACGTGGCCGCCAAGCGTCAGGTCGTCGGGCGTTTCGGCTGGAAGGCCAATCAACCGTCGATACGCCAACAGATCGCAAGCGCCTTCGTCGGCGATCTGGGCATCACCTCGCCGCTGTTTCCCGAGAAGACTTGCCCGGCAGTGCAGACCGCGTGCCGTGCGGCCCCGACCGACGGCCAGCCCGATCTGACCGCCACGCAACTCGACGCCATCGAATACTTCCAGCGCACGTTGGAAGTGCCGCCGCGTCGCGATATCGACGATGTGCAGGTCAAGCGCGGTGAACAGCTATTCGCGCAGAACGGATGCGCCGCATGCCACACGCCCAGCTTGCGCACGGGGGCGTTCCCGCCGCTGGCTGCGATGGCCAATCGCGAGATTGCGCCTTACACAGACCTGTTGTTGCACGACATGGGACATGGGCTGGCAGACGGGCGTCCGGACTTTCTCGCCGGGCCGCGCGATTGGCGTACGCCGCCGTTGTGGGGACTGGGATTGGCGGCGCTAGTGAATCCCGACGCGACCTATCTGCACGATGGCCGTGCTCGTACGGTGCAGGAAGCCATTCTGTGGCATGGCGGTGAAGGGCAGCTCGCGCGAGAGCGCTATCGTGCGATGTCGCCGCAGGCACGGGCCGATCTGCTGCGATTCCTGATGTCGCTATAA
- a CDS encoding LysR family transcriptional regulator — MRGSEFADIRAFVTVAEQGAFARAANALAVSPSALSQTIRSLEERLGVRLFNRTTRSISLTDAGNALFERMQPLLAEFNAALDEVNHYRDSPAGTLKVCAPQMAIIHLLQPMLGVFQDKYPDVVLDLTSDESLGDIVARGFDAGIRLGRHVDQDMVAVRVGPDLRQIAVASPEYLSKHGRPETPQDLHRHKCINWRRAGQSGVYNWEFAKDGQWFDISVKGTLIVNDCAVALQAALDGLGVTVWTEDWMKPHLQSGRLVPLLEAWSPLTPGFYLYHPSRVRMPAALRAFIDVAKTVSMEMAQANRAPAVSA, encoded by the coding sequence ATGCGAGGCAGCGAATTTGCGGATATCCGGGCATTTGTGACGGTCGCCGAGCAAGGCGCGTTTGCTCGCGCGGCGAATGCGCTGGCCGTCTCGCCGTCGGCGCTCAGTCAGACGATCCGGTCATTGGAGGAACGTCTGGGCGTGCGTCTCTTCAACCGGACAACCCGCAGCATCAGCCTCACGGATGCGGGCAACGCCTTGTTCGAGCGCATGCAACCGTTGCTGGCCGAGTTCAACGCCGCGCTCGACGAGGTGAATCACTATCGCGACAGCCCGGCGGGCACGCTCAAGGTCTGCGCGCCGCAAATGGCCATCATCCATTTGCTTCAGCCAATGCTCGGTGTGTTTCAGGACAAGTACCCCGACGTGGTGCTCGATCTGACCAGCGACGAGAGTCTCGGCGACATCGTGGCGCGTGGCTTTGACGCCGGGATTCGACTGGGCAGGCACGTAGATCAGGACATGGTCGCGGTGCGCGTTGGCCCGGACCTGCGGCAGATTGCCGTCGCTTCGCCCGAATATCTGAGCAAGCATGGCCGCCCAGAAACGCCACAAGACCTGCACCGTCACAAGTGCATCAACTGGCGTCGCGCGGGTCAGAGCGGCGTGTACAACTGGGAATTTGCGAAGGACGGGCAGTGGTTCGACATTTCCGTCAAAGGCACGCTGATCGTCAACGACTGCGCGGTCGCCCTGCAAGCGGCACTCGATGGACTTGGCGTGACCGTCTGGACCGAAGACTGGATGAAGCCGCATTTGCAGTCTGGCCGGTTGGTGCCGCTGCTTGAGGCGTGGTCACCGCTGACGCCGGGTTTTTACCTCTATCACCCGAGTCGCGTGCGCATGCCGGCGGCACTGCGCGCGTTCATCGATGTAGCGAAGACCGTGTCGATGGAAATGGCGCAGGCCAACCGGGCGCCGGCCGTTTCTGCCTGA
- a CDS encoding amidohydrolase family protein, giving the protein MPANSYPSTSWDALRHIVAPLTPVAAGKRLLIKGAAIVSMDASVGDLARGDVLIEGDRIAVIGAELSGDAVEGAEVIDASNMIAMPGFVDSHRHAWEGQLRRLDPNSPTLLDYLRSTHFSVATHYRPEDMYVGNLLTALGALDAGITTLVDNSHNARSPAHSDASIDALQDAGIRAVYAPGKPLAGAWAQHWPQDLARLKQERFEDDNALVTMAMMSQWDRDTWAEARRLGLRIVTEFLGADMGKLLPELRDEGLLGPDNIFNHCTGLTDEQWEILRETGVNVNVCPRSDAQYGLEEGLTVYQRAIDHGIAPAISIDVEASYGGDMFGEMRAAYVMQRGLVQHRRYQGDTSAPAPVSVRSILETATINGARVAGLSHATGSLAPGKQADLVLIRADDINLYPSNNAIGTIVHAAERSNVDTVIVGGRIRKSGGKLLGLDMQALKHATEASRTHLFARVGYAPDIFADTPPQLAQA; this is encoded by the coding sequence ATGCCAGCCAATTCGTACCCTTCGACGTCGTGGGATGCTCTGCGTCACATCGTGGCACCGCTCACGCCGGTAGCCGCCGGTAAACGTCTCCTGATCAAGGGGGCTGCCATCGTCAGCATGGATGCCTCCGTAGGCGATCTGGCACGCGGCGATGTGTTGATCGAAGGCGACCGCATCGCCGTCATCGGTGCCGAGTTGAGCGGGGACGCGGTTGAAGGCGCTGAAGTCATCGACGCATCCAACATGATCGCGATGCCGGGTTTTGTCGACTCGCACCGCCATGCGTGGGAAGGCCAGTTGCGTCGTCTCGATCCAAACTCGCCGACGCTGCTCGACTATCTGCGCTCGACCCATTTCTCCGTGGCGACGCACTACCGCCCGGAGGACATGTACGTCGGCAATCTCCTGACGGCGCTTGGCGCACTCGACGCAGGCATCACAACGCTCGTCGACAATTCGCACAATGCGCGCAGCCCGGCGCACTCAGATGCGTCGATCGACGCGCTTCAGGATGCGGGTATTCGCGCCGTCTATGCCCCGGGCAAGCCGTTAGCCGGGGCATGGGCGCAGCACTGGCCGCAGGATCTCGCGCGCCTCAAGCAGGAGCGCTTCGAGGACGACAATGCGCTGGTCACCATGGCGATGATGTCGCAATGGGATCGCGACACATGGGCTGAAGCGCGTCGCTTGGGCTTGCGCATCGTCACCGAGTTTCTGGGCGCGGACATGGGCAAGTTGCTGCCGGAATTGCGCGACGAAGGTCTGCTTGGGCCGGACAACATCTTCAACCATTGCACCGGGTTGACCGACGAACAGTGGGAAATCTTGCGCGAGACGGGCGTGAACGTGAACGTCTGCCCGCGCTCCGACGCGCAGTATGGTCTTGAGGAAGGGCTGACGGTCTATCAGCGCGCTATCGATCACGGTATCGCGCCCGCTATCAGCATCGACGTCGAGGCGTCGTACGGTGGCGACATGTTCGGTGAAATGCGTGCCGCCTATGTCATGCAGCGCGGCTTGGTGCAGCACCGTCGATATCAGGGAGATACGTCGGCGCCGGCCCCCGTATCGGTGCGCAGCATCTTGGAGACCGCCACCATCAACGGCGCCCGCGTCGCCGGACTGTCGCACGCGACCGGATCGCTTGCGCCGGGCAAGCAGGCGGACCTCGTCCTGATTCGCGCGGACGACATCAATCTCTATCCGTCGAACAACGCTATCGGGACCATCGTCCATGCGGCGGAGCGCAGTAACGTCGACACGGTCATCGTCGGAGGCCGGATTCGCAAGTCGGGCGGCAAGCTGCTGGGACTCGATATGCAAGCGCTCAAACACGCGACGGAAGCGTCGCGTACGCATTTGTTCGCACGTGTTGGTTACGCGCCGGACATCTTTGCCGATACGCCGCCGCAACTGGCGCAGGCATGA
- a CDS encoding DMT family transporter, which produces MNLILFLLAFAAGSAISVQAAVNSQLAGGLGGNVVAAGLVSFAIGTVALAAIAIGKGGLAAAIASVPSQPVWRFAGGLLGAGAIFCTVLLAPRIGLANMLALVIAGQLLSSLAIDHFGLIGVVTRQVSAIKLAGALVMLAGVSLTLFGNTLVQALSKS; this is translated from the coding sequence ATGAACCTCATTCTGTTTCTTCTGGCGTTTGCTGCGGGCTCGGCCATTTCCGTGCAGGCAGCCGTCAACAGCCAGCTTGCGGGTGGGCTTGGCGGCAACGTGGTAGCGGCGGGGCTCGTCTCGTTTGCCATCGGCACGGTGGCGTTGGCGGCGATTGCGATTGGCAAAGGCGGTCTTGCCGCCGCCATCGCAAGCGTGCCGTCGCAACCCGTGTGGCGTTTCGCGGGCGGGCTGTTGGGTGCGGGGGCGATCTTCTGCACCGTGCTGCTGGCGCCCCGCATCGGGCTTGCCAATATGCTGGCGCTCGTCATCGCCGGACAGTTGTTGTCGTCGCTCGCCATCGACCACTTCGGACTCATCGGCGTGGTAACGCGTCAGGTCTCCGCGATCAAGCTCGCCGGGGCGTTGGTGATGCTGGCAGGCGTGTCGCTCACGCTTTTTGGCAACACGCTAGTGCAGGCGCTGAGCAAGTCATAA
- a CDS encoding NAD(P)/FAD-dependent oxidoreductase encodes MSNQVNASRSARSSFPAYQAGAGWNALLPARVPRTQPPVERSFDVIVIGAGFTGLAAARRVAELRPEASVLVIDATTAGNGSSGRNSGFLINLPHNTGMGGHGSPVQVARKQIRLYDIGLKWLHELITTHGIDCGWNPVGKYHAAATPDGEQRLRDTLAQYREWGVSFRELSRDALHSEIGTDYYGYGYHSENNVFVQPAALVRGLADTLPANVRLWENEPVVALDGNGPFTVTTATTQLSAGQVIVANNGFARKLGLARDRVFTIYTYAAMTPALAADELAKLGPAQEWGVIPANRLGTTLRKTLGGRFVVRSAYSYEKERPMGDVTAMLTDSYRRRYPQMASHKFEHVWGGVTALTRNGALYFGEVRKGLYTSLGCNGAGVLKGSMFGKLLGEMACGHQSPELADALGFERPSWLPPEPIRRVAIVSAIQYQKHRAGLER; translated from the coding sequence ATGTCTAATCAAGTCAACGCCTCCCGATCCGCTCGCAGCAGCTTTCCCGCCTACCAGGCGGGTGCCGGCTGGAATGCCTTACTTCCCGCTCGCGTCCCGCGCACGCAACCGCCCGTCGAGCGCAGTTTTGACGTCATCGTCATCGGCGCCGGGTTCACTGGTCTGGCTGCCGCCCGGCGTGTGGCCGAACTGCGGCCCGAAGCCAGCGTGCTGGTGATCGACGCCACTACCGCCGGCAACGGTTCGTCGGGACGCAACTCAGGCTTTCTCATCAACCTGCCGCACAACACCGGCATGGGCGGCCACGGCAGCCCGGTACAGGTGGCGCGCAAGCAGATCCGGCTGTACGACATCGGGCTGAAGTGGTTGCATGAGTTGATCACCACACACGGCATCGATTGCGGCTGGAACCCGGTCGGCAAGTATCACGCGGCTGCGACGCCCGACGGTGAGCAACGCCTGCGCGACACGCTTGCGCAGTATCGCGAGTGGGGCGTGTCGTTTCGCGAACTCTCGCGCGACGCGCTGCACAGCGAGATCGGCACCGACTATTACGGCTACGGCTATCACTCCGAGAACAATGTGTTCGTGCAGCCTGCGGCGTTGGTGCGCGGGCTTGCTGACACCTTGCCCGCGAATGTGCGTCTGTGGGAGAACGAGCCGGTGGTGGCGCTCGACGGCAACGGGCCGTTCACGGTCACCACAGCAACGACCCAGTTGAGCGCAGGACAGGTGATCGTGGCCAACAACGGCTTTGCGCGAAAGCTGGGCTTGGCGCGCGACCGTGTCTTCACCATCTACACCTATGCCGCGATGACCCCGGCGCTGGCGGCGGACGAGTTAGCAAAGCTCGGTCCGGCGCAGGAATGGGGCGTGATTCCGGCCAATCGTCTGGGTACGACCTTGCGCAAGACGCTCGGCGGCCGCTTCGTTGTGCGCAGTGCCTATTCGTACGAGAAGGAACGCCCGATGGGCGATGTAACGGCCATGCTGACCGACTCTTACCGACGCCGATATCCGCAGATGGCCTCGCACAAGTTCGAACACGTGTGGGGCGGCGTGACGGCACTCACCCGCAACGGCGCGCTGTACTTCGGTGAAGTACGCAAGGGGTTGTACACGTCGCTCGGTTGCAACGGCGCTGGCGTGCTCAAGGGCAGCATGTTCGGCAAGCTGCTGGGGGAGATGGCGTGCGGACACCAATCGCCCGAGCTTGCCGACGCGCTGGGGTTCGAGCGCCCCTCGTGGCTGCCGCCGGAGCCGATCCGGCGCGTGGCGATTGTCTCTGCGATCCAGTATCAGAAGCATCGCGCCGGGCTGGAGCGGTAA
- a CDS encoding ABC transporter ATP-binding protein — MIAIEGISKRYGDFQALERVDMNIARGEFVVLLGASGCGKSTLLNLITGFDEPTTGRIVVAGREVKGIDPHCGMVFQQYALFPWLSVLDNVAFGLKMKGIDKATRYATARRYIEMVGLTGFEDRYPKALSGGMRQRVSIARVLANDPDVILLDEPFAALDAMTRQVLQEELLQIYQKSGKTIVFITHSIDEALMLSTRMVIMSARPGRVACDLPNDLPMPRNAQVQLSPRYNELKSQIWNTVQTEVMRSLESRAA; from the coding sequence ATGATCGCCATCGAAGGGATCTCCAAGCGTTATGGCGACTTTCAGGCGCTGGAGCGTGTGGACATGAACATCGCCCGCGGCGAGTTCGTGGTGCTGCTCGGTGCGTCGGGTTGCGGCAAGTCGACGCTGCTCAACCTGATCACCGGCTTCGATGAACCGACGACCGGGCGCATCGTGGTCGCTGGCCGCGAGGTCAAGGGCATCGATCCGCACTGCGGCATGGTCTTTCAGCAATACGCCTTGTTCCCGTGGCTCAGCGTGCTCGATAACGTGGCGTTCGGCCTGAAGATGAAGGGCATCGACAAGGCCACGCGCTATGCCACGGCGCGTCGCTATATCGAAATGGTCGGTCTCACCGGCTTTGAAGATCGCTACCCGAAGGCGCTGTCTGGCGGCATGCGCCAGCGAGTGTCGATTGCCCGCGTGCTGGCCAACGACCCTGACGTGATTCTGCTCGACGAGCCGTTTGCCGCGCTCGACGCGATGACGCGTCAGGTGTTGCAGGAAGAGCTGTTGCAGATCTATCAGAAGAGCGGCAAGACCATCGTGTTCATCACGCACTCGATCGATGAAGCGCTAATGCTCTCGACGCGCATGGTCATCATGAGTGCACGCCCCGGGCGCGTGGCTTGCGATCTGCCCAATGATCTGCCGATGCCGCGCAACGCGCAGGTACAACTCTCGCCCCGTTACAACGAACTCAAATCACAAATCTGGAACACCGTGCAAACGGAGGTCATGCGCAGTCTGGAGAGTCGCGCCGCCTAG
- a CDS encoding ABC transporter permease, whose translation MNHRQPSRATLLGVGFASIVVFLLVWELACRTGAIDPLFLPPPSAVGERIMAMLSDGTLVANVLASTRRVMTGFIAATVVAIPLGIILGTSTYARAAFDPILSFLRPLPSMSWIPLSLLWFGISETQKYSIVFMGTFAPALVYVIEATRNVDPLLIRAARNLGAGNWQVMREVILPASLPQILSGMKIILGLSWTCVISAELVAAREGLGFLIMNGKEFFQTEVVVLGMVMISVTVLVTDVVFRAIERKVLRWQA comes from the coding sequence GTGAATCATCGTCAACCGTCCCGCGCCACGTTGCTCGGCGTGGGGTTTGCGTCCATCGTGGTGTTCCTGCTGGTCTGGGAACTCGCCTGCCGCACCGGGGCCATCGACCCCCTGTTTCTGCCGCCGCCCTCAGCTGTCGGCGAACGCATCATGGCCATGCTCAGCGACGGCACACTCGTCGCCAACGTGCTCGCCTCCACGCGTCGCGTGATGACCGGCTTTATCGCGGCCACCGTCGTCGCCATTCCGCTGGGCATCATTCTCGGCACGTCGACGTATGCACGCGCCGCGTTCGATCCGATCCTGTCGTTCCTGCGCCCGCTGCCGTCGATGAGCTGGATTCCGCTCTCGCTGCTGTGGTTCGGTATCTCGGAGACGCAGAAGTACAGCATCGTGTTCATGGGCACGTTTGCCCCGGCGCTGGTCTACGTGATCGAAGCGACACGCAACGTCGACCCGCTGTTGATCCGTGCGGCCCGCAATCTGGGCGCGGGGAACTGGCAAGTCATGCGTGAAGTCATTCTGCCGGCGAGCCTGCCGCAGATTCTCTCGGGCATGAAGATCATTCTCGGCCTGTCGTGGACGTGCGTGATCTCTGCCGAACTCGTCGCCGCGCGCGAAGGGCTGGGCTTTCTCATCATGAACGGCAAGGAGTTCTTCCAGACGGAAGTCGTCGTGCTCGGCATGGTGATGATCAGTGTCACCGTGCTGGTGACGGACGTGGTGTTTCGCGCCATCGAGCGCAAAGTGTTGAGGTGGCAGGCATGA